One window from the genome of Echinicola vietnamensis DSM 17526 encodes:
- a CDS encoding dihydrolipoamide acetyltransferase family protein, with translation MATVEMVMPKMGESIIEGTILTWLKKEGESIEEDESVLEVATDKVDTEVPSSHAGVLKKILAKEGDVVAVGAPIALIETEGEEEDDTKATEPKEVDTDSSSEKEDLLAAAPSQTATIINPVTEKSTGDKRFYSPLVLSIAKEEGISKAELATIPGTGKEGRVTKHDMLDYLKSRSTATSGTPMPKAAASVSAGDEIIEMDRMRKMISERMVASKQISPHVTSFVEADVTNIVLWRNKVKEAYKNKMGEPLTFTPFFVEAVAKAIQDFPMINISVDGDRIIKKKDINIGVAVALPSGNLIVPVIKKANELNLTGLSKKINDLAARARTNKLAADELSGGTYTISNVGSFGNLMGTPIIMQPQVAILAVGAITKKPAVMETPTGDVIAVRHKMFLSHSYDHRVVDGSLGGMFVKRVADYLEAFDIDSKL, from the coding sequence ATGGCAACTGTAGAAATGGTAATGCCCAAAATGGGTGAGAGTATTATAGAGGGCACCATCTTGACATGGTTAAAAAAAGAAGGTGAAAGCATAGAAGAGGATGAGTCGGTACTGGAAGTAGCTACCGACAAGGTAGATACGGAAGTGCCTTCTTCCCATGCTGGTGTATTGAAAAAAATCCTTGCCAAGGAAGGTGACGTGGTGGCTGTAGGCGCCCCTATTGCCCTGATAGAAACAGAAGGCGAGGAGGAAGATGATACTAAAGCCACCGAGCCGAAAGAAGTAGATACAGACAGCAGTAGTGAAAAAGAAGATTTATTGGCGGCTGCTCCATCACAAACGGCCACCATCATTAATCCAGTAACAGAGAAGTCCACTGGGGACAAGCGTTTTTACTCGCCTTTGGTACTCAGTATCGCCAAAGAAGAAGGCATCTCTAAAGCTGAGCTTGCGACAATTCCGGGCACTGGAAAAGAAGGCAGGGTCACCAAACACGACATGCTCGATTACTTAAAATCCAGGTCTACCGCTACTTCCGGAACTCCTATGCCTAAGGCCGCAGCGAGTGTTTCTGCCGGGGATGAGATCATTGAAATGGACAGGATGCGTAAAATGATCTCCGAAAGGATGGTCGCTTCCAAACAGATCTCTCCGCACGTCACTTCTTTTGTAGAGGCTGATGTGACAAACATTGTCCTTTGGAGAAACAAGGTCAAGGAAGCATACAAAAACAAGATGGGCGAACCCCTTACCTTTACCCCGTTCTTTGTTGAAGCAGTGGCCAAGGCTATCCAAGACTTCCCCATGATCAACATCTCTGTCGATGGTGATCGGATCATTAAGAAAAAGGACATAAACATCGGTGTGGCCGTAGCACTTCCCAGCGGCAATCTTATCGTGCCTGTCATCAAGAAAGCCAATGAACTCAACCTTACAGGGCTTTCCAAAAAGATCAACGACTTGGCTGCAAGGGCCCGAACCAACAAATTGGCCGCCGATGAGCTTTCAGGTGGAACCTATACGATATCGAATGTAGGATCATTTGGGAATCTTATGGGTACTCCCATCATTATGCAGCCTCAAGTGGCCATTTTAGCGGTAGGTGCCATTACCAAAAAGCCTGCTGTAATGGAAACGCCGACTGGAGATGTCATTGCCGTTCGGCACAAAATGTTCCTGTCCCACTCTTATGACCATCGAGTAGTAGACGGTTCGCTGGGCGGAATGTTTGTCAAAAGAGTAGCCGATTACCTCGAAGCATTTGATATTGACAGCAAATTATAA
- a CDS encoding cache domain-containing protein, producing the protein MKYAYFTLVGLVLLFSNGCRDEATAVYTTEFAELDSIIGMMESDLKPLEGQIQELASQTEYLFDHQDRYAAMASRDEYKISDAGVIYRESADKSESSVHVSSISQNREEVFHQIYFTEALDSAFRTVYADTPLVAQVYFNTRLQLCRIYPSLDALQVFDTDADLTSFNFYYMADEVRNPEKKSKWVEDIYVDPAGRGWILSLIHPVYHQGQLEGVMGFDITINDIIQRFLKKSDKKLLIIDGSGNIVAGTNDAIEMLNLPPLRNHTYIQTINSDNFRKEDYNLFKSKSKEVRKMVAKFLLEKDNVYKMEDDFSSQKYTVYCRQMNLLNWYILEVKR; encoded by the coding sequence ATGAAATATGCTTATTTTACTTTAGTCGGCTTGGTGTTGCTCTTTTCTAATGGTTGTAGGGATGAGGCAACGGCTGTATATACTACTGAATTTGCCGAGCTGGATTCTATTATCGGGATGATGGAATCTGACCTCAAACCCTTGGAGGGGCAAATTCAGGAATTGGCTTCCCAAACGGAGTATCTCTTTGATCACCAGGACAGATATGCCGCAATGGCTTCCCGTGATGAGTATAAAATTTCGGATGCAGGCGTGATATATCGGGAATCAGCTGACAAGTCGGAGAGTAGTGTGCATGTTTCATCTATTTCCCAAAACAGGGAAGAGGTGTTCCATCAGATTTATTTTACAGAAGCCTTGGATTCAGCTTTTAGGACGGTGTATGCGGATACGCCGTTGGTGGCTCAGGTTTACTTTAATACCCGGCTCCAATTATGTAGGATTTATCCATCGTTGGATGCGCTGCAGGTCTTTGATACGGATGCAGACCTTACGAGCTTTAATTTTTATTACATGGCTGATGAGGTGAGGAATCCTGAAAAAAAGAGTAAATGGGTAGAGGATATTTATGTTGATCCTGCTGGCAGGGGATGGATACTTTCATTGATTCATCCGGTTTATCATCAGGGGCAGTTAGAGGGCGTGATGGGTTTTGATATCACGATAAACGATATCATTCAGCGTTTTTTGAAGAAAAGCGATAAAAAGCTGCTGATTATAGATGGCTCGGGTAATATTGTCGCAGGCACAAATGATGCTATCGAGATGCTAAACTTGCCTCCGTTACGAAACCACACCTATATCCAGACCATAAATTCCGATAATTTCCGCAAGGAGGACTACAACCTATTTAAGTCAAAAAGCAAGGAAGTCAGGAAAATGGTAGCCAAGTTTTTATTAGAAAAGGATAATGTGTACAAAATGGAGGATGATTTTTCCAGTCAGAAATATACTGTTTATTGTAGGCAAATGAATTTGCTGAATTGGTACATACTGGAAGTAAAACGTTGA
- a CDS encoding PAS domain-containing hybrid sensor histidine kinase/response regulator, producing the protein MLGSSRQFLAKQVEIASNEVQRRFNTLYEDLTYYTTRWEGYDEVSGAEKIQSSRTRQLLNSYGDLVDTLFVKRGEEIWAFNLKDNNYFEQIKIDQPKSFNDPKRFIKVQSHLDPITVIASVNLDGFLGHYTSNHYLGDGGYKFYLYGENAYPLGENERTVELSLSPALWKEMQNEYLGGLRGVYEGDILKYQQDGTAARLKAIVAQYPFNLFPLEGKFAIVFAQDQSIIISRLYNTYFLLFVGLFTLLILVIYLLIKHGISIDERHIALEKQSQQINRLFEQQTMLLQETNGFVYYHDASGKVSNVSENVTNVLGFTKEEFLENNKSQVVEKDLQKLQEKAKKALDEKWDYLSFEVSFLKKDGAIIRTKNFERLFYDQEGKFVSSVGICTDITEKYLAERELIKSENRLRSVLNSLPDIIFIYDNQGVYLDYYVQESDMLISPPELSLGKHIRDIIPPPYGEKMESALLRAAKTGKVQTEQMTLDLPSGKKFLEIRFFKLDEERMISVGRDVTEQKLWEKGLKEAKEVAEGANRAKSEFLASMSHEIRTPMNGLLGMIGLLEHTKMDDEQQSIVKVIKDSGESLLVIIKDILDYSKIEEGKLELELSSSKFREELNKVINIFSGMVVGKELSLNLDIAPTIPQWLILDNEKLSQILFNIIGNAVKFTPKGGDVSIKVSGEPILDKNFMLYFNVKDTGVGIPKSKIDQLINPFTQTGRGTAEEKSGSGLGLAIANKLIELMGGSLQIESEVGKGSEFSFTVFARISDSEEKVGKDDYEKYAKEEYKLSHISDKFPKEILLAEDNDINLKFMKLLMKQLGYSVDTVSTGEEAVKAVQKKRYDMIFMDYQMPVMDGLEASREIKKMKEGKYIRIIGLSANVFKEDIERAYEAGMDDYLTKPIKIQDVVMKIKESSGMSV; encoded by the coding sequence TTGTTGGGAAGTAGTCGGCAGTTTTTGGCCAAGCAGGTGGAGATAGCCTCCAACGAAGTACAGCGCAGGTTTAATACCCTTTATGAAGACTTGACTTATTATACCACAAGATGGGAAGGTTATGATGAAGTCTCTGGAGCAGAGAAAATCCAGTCTTCGCGGACCCGTCAACTACTGAACTCTTATGGTGATTTGGTAGATACCTTGTTTGTGAAAAGGGGGGAGGAAATTTGGGCTTTTAACCTGAAGGACAACAATTACTTCGAACAGATCAAAATTGATCAACCCAAGAGCTTTAATGACCCGAAGAGGTTTATTAAAGTCCAATCGCATTTAGATCCTATTACGGTAATAGCCTCGGTTAATTTAGATGGTTTTTTGGGGCATTATACTTCCAACCATTATTTAGGTGATGGTGGGTATAAGTTTTACCTGTATGGAGAAAATGCCTATCCCTTGGGAGAGAATGAACGCACGGTAGAACTTTCTTTATCTCCGGCTTTGTGGAAAGAAATGCAAAATGAGTATTTAGGTGGATTGAGGGGAGTGTATGAAGGGGATATCTTGAAGTATCAACAAGATGGTACAGCGGCGCGTTTAAAAGCCATTGTGGCTCAGTACCCGTTTAATTTGTTCCCCCTTGAGGGGAAGTTTGCTATAGTGTTTGCCCAAGACCAAAGTATTATCATTTCTAGGCTTTACAATACGTATTTTCTACTTTTTGTAGGGCTTTTTACTTTGTTAATTTTGGTCATCTATCTGCTGATCAAGCATGGGATCAGCATAGATGAAAGGCATATAGCGCTAGAAAAGCAATCTCAGCAAATCAACCGGCTGTTCGAACAGCAAACCATGCTCCTTCAAGAGACCAACGGCTTTGTATATTACCACGATGCATCAGGAAAAGTCAGCAACGTCAGCGAAAATGTCACTAATGTATTGGGGTTTACGAAAGAGGAGTTTCTTGAGAACAATAAAAGTCAAGTAGTCGAAAAAGACCTTCAAAAGCTGCAAGAAAAAGCCAAAAAAGCCCTTGATGAAAAGTGGGATTATTTGAGTTTTGAAGTGAGTTTCTTAAAGAAGGACGGTGCCATCATCCGTACGAAAAATTTTGAGCGACTTTTTTATGATCAAGAGGGTAAGTTTGTGAGCAGTGTGGGGATATGTACCGATATCACGGAGAAATACTTGGCAGAAAGAGAGCTGATTAAGAGTGAGAACAGGCTTCGGTCGGTATTGAACAGTTTACCTGATATTATTTTTATTTACGATAATCAAGGCGTTTATCTTGACTATTATGTCCAGGAATCAGATATGCTCATATCGCCGCCAGAATTGTCGCTTGGCAAGCATATTAGGGATATTATTCCTCCTCCTTATGGAGAAAAAATGGAGAGTGCGCTACTGAGGGCTGCTAAAACTGGAAAGGTACAGACTGAGCAGATGACCTTGGACTTACCATCAGGAAAGAAATTTCTGGAAATAAGGTTCTTTAAACTGGATGAAGAAAGGATGATTTCTGTGGGCCGAGACGTGACCGAACAGAAATTATGGGAGAAGGGCTTGAAAGAGGCGAAGGAAGTGGCTGAAGGAGCCAATAGGGCTAAATCTGAATTTTTGGCCAGCATGAGCCATGAAATTAGGACCCCCATGAATGGGTTGTTGGGAATGATTGGCCTGTTGGAGCATACGAAAATGGATGATGAACAGCAAAGTATCGTCAAAGTAATCAAGGACTCTGGGGAATCGCTTTTGGTGATCATCAAGGATATATTGGATTATTCCAAAATCGAGGAAGGCAAATTGGAGTTGGAACTGTCCAGTTCGAAATTTAGAGAAGAACTCAATAAGGTGATCAATATTTTTTCTGGAATGGTAGTGGGAAAAGAGCTATCCCTGAATTTGGATATTGCCCCCACGATTCCACAATGGCTGATATTGGACAATGAAAAACTCAGTCAGATCCTGTTTAACATCATTGGGAACGCGGTGAAATTCACGCCAAAAGGCGGGGATGTCAGTATTAAAGTTTCTGGGGAGCCAATACTCGACAAGAATTTTATGCTTTACTTTAATGTCAAAGACACTGGAGTAGGCATTCCTAAATCCAAAATAGACCAGCTGATCAATCCTTTTACCCAAACCGGCAGGGGAACCGCTGAAGAGAAAAGCGGGAGTGGCCTAGGCTTGGCCATCGCCAATAAGCTTATTGAACTGATGGGAGGAAGCCTTCAGATTGAAAGTGAAGTAGGAAAAGGGTCTGAGTTTTCCTTTACGGTTTTTGCTAGGATTTCGGATAGTGAAGAAAAGGTAGGGAAAGATGATTACGAGAAATATGCTAAGGAGGAATATAAGCTCTCCCACATTTCTGATAAATTCCCCAAAGAAATTTTACTGGCCGAAGATAATGATATTAACCTAAAATTTATGAAGCTTCTGATGAAGCAATTAGGGTATTCGGTGGATACGGTAAGTACCGGTGAGGAAGCCGTAAAGGCCGTTCAAAAGAAGCGATACGATATGATTTTCATGGATTATCAAATGCCTGTGATGGATGGCCTGGAAGCTTCCAGGGAAATCAAAAAAATGAAAGAAGGAAAGTACATCCGCATTATCGGCCTCTCAGCCAATGTGTTTAAGGAAGATATAGAGCGGGCCTATGAGGCGGGAATGGACGATTACCTAACCAAGCCTATAAAGATTCAGGACGTCGTCATGAAAATAAAGGAAAGCTCAGGAATGAGTGTGTAG
- a CDS encoding dihydrofolate reductase: protein MILSIIVAKANNNVIGKDNQLIWRLSADLRHFKQQTTGHYIIMGRKTYESMGKPLPNRTSVVITRNKQYEVPEGHHVVHSLEKAIAIAKEGGDDKAFIIGGAEIYKQALPLVDEMIITVVDCAPEGDAYFPEFSLENWTKTAEEFHKKDEKNQFDYTFVTYQKAKPITA from the coding sequence TTGATACTATCCATAATCGTAGCAAAAGCGAACAATAATGTGATCGGAAAGGACAATCAACTCATCTGGCGCCTTTCTGCTGACCTTCGACACTTTAAGCAGCAAACTACCGGTCACTACATCATCATGGGAAGAAAGACTTATGAATCCATGGGCAAACCACTCCCTAACAGGACATCAGTCGTGATCACAAGAAACAAGCAATACGAAGTTCCGGAAGGCCACCACGTGGTTCACAGCTTGGAAAAAGCCATTGCCATCGCCAAAGAAGGAGGCGATGATAAAGCTTTCATCATCGGAGGTGCTGAAATCTACAAACAGGCACTCCCCCTTGTGGACGAGATGATCATTACAGTGGTAGACTGTGCTCCTGAAGGCGATGCTTATTTCCCGGAATTCTCATTAGAAAACTGGACAAAAACTGCCGAGGAATTCCATAAAAAGGATGAGAAAAACCAATTTGATTACACCTTTGTTACCTACCAAAAAGCCAAGCCGATAACCGCATGA
- a CDS encoding competence/damage-inducible protein A codes for MKQITAEIIAIGDELLYGQIMDTNSHWISKELDQIGVRVVRKTTVGDNEPDILHAFRHAQNRANIILITGGLGPTKDDLTKPLLAKYFECSIEPFPEAIADVKAFFEKRGRELTPLNKLQGHLPTKCQYVKNDRGTAPGMWFEENGCVWMSMPGVPHEMQFLMENFVLPKIKTLFSLPVIYHKVIKTAGIGESWLADMIAEWEDQLPSHIKLAYLPSLGEVKLRLTAFGDDINQLQEEVNQYIQQVKPLIKNYIYGYDQETIAEAIGRILTLNKKTISIAESCTGGYVSHLVTAIPGSSNYFNGAITPYHNQFKTALLGVKESTLMAHGAVSEETVMEMASMVRKKFDADYGLATSGIAGPGGGSPEKPVGTVWIAIANREGVKTKKLQLAHDRLLNIQYSALTVLNLLRKVIKNEND; via the coding sequence ATGAAACAAATTACCGCAGAGATAATCGCTATTGGTGATGAATTGCTTTATGGGCAGATCATGGACACCAACAGCCACTGGATCAGTAAAGAACTTGACCAAATTGGCGTGAGAGTTGTCCGTAAAACCACTGTGGGTGATAACGAACCGGATATTCTTCACGCCTTCCGGCATGCTCAAAACCGTGCCAACATCATCCTGATCACGGGTGGATTGGGTCCCACAAAGGACGACCTCACCAAACCGTTGCTGGCCAAATATTTTGAATGCTCCATAGAACCTTTTCCAGAAGCTATCGCAGATGTGAAGGCATTTTTTGAGAAAAGAGGGCGTGAACTGACGCCACTAAACAAGCTCCAAGGTCACCTTCCTACCAAATGCCAGTATGTCAAAAATGACCGGGGAACTGCTCCCGGGATGTGGTTTGAAGAAAATGGTTGTGTATGGATGTCCATGCCTGGCGTCCCCCATGAGATGCAGTTTCTCATGGAAAATTTCGTCCTTCCTAAAATCAAAACCCTATTTTCACTTCCTGTCATCTATCACAAAGTAATCAAAACGGCAGGCATCGGTGAAAGCTGGCTGGCAGACATGATTGCCGAATGGGAGGATCAGCTTCCTTCTCACATCAAACTGGCGTATTTGCCCTCCCTTGGTGAGGTAAAACTGAGACTTACAGCCTTTGGGGATGACATAAATCAGCTTCAAGAAGAGGTAAATCAATACATTCAGCAAGTAAAACCGCTCATAAAAAACTATATTTATGGCTATGATCAGGAAACCATAGCCGAAGCAATTGGTCGGATTCTTACGTTAAACAAGAAAACCATATCCATCGCAGAAAGCTGCACAGGGGGGTATGTTTCCCACTTGGTCACTGCCATCCCTGGAAGCAGCAACTATTTTAATGGGGCCATCACTCCTTATCATAATCAGTTTAAAACTGCCCTATTAGGAGTAAAAGAAAGCACCCTTATGGCCCATGGTGCCGTGAGTGAAGAGACCGTCATGGAAATGGCAAGCATGGTCCGAAAAAAGTTTGATGCTGATTACGGATTGGCAACGAGTGGGATTGCTGGCCCCGGTGGGGGAAGCCCTGAAAAGCCCGTCGGAACGGTATGGATCGCTATTGCCAATCGAGAGGGCGTCAAGACCAAAAAATTGCAATTGGCACATGATCGTTTGCTCAATATCCAGTATTCAGCCTTGACTGTCCTAAATCTGCTCCGAAAGGTTATTAAAAACGAAAACGATTAA
- a CDS encoding OsmC family protein, with amino-acid sequence MAKRNVTVTMKADYEYEAVNPQGNKVQIDMYDPEKKQHQSPMDLVLSAVASCASVDAVLMMKKKRKQVEGFKVETEGDRNDGIPAFYKSIHMRFVLTSPDATEEEFAKVVKLSVDKYCSVSASLSAEISYSSEVIRP; translated from the coding sequence ATGGCAAAGAGAAATGTGACGGTTACGATGAAAGCGGATTACGAATATGAAGCAGTGAATCCGCAAGGCAACAAGGTTCAGATAGATATGTATGATCCTGAAAAGAAGCAACATCAGTCACCTATGGACTTGGTACTGTCGGCAGTGGCTAGCTGTGCATCGGTAGATGCGGTATTGATGATGAAAAAGAAGCGAAAACAGGTAGAGGGATTTAAGGTAGAGACTGAAGGGGATCGAAATGATGGTATTCCAGCCTTTTATAAGTCCATCCACATGAGGTTTGTGCTTACCTCACCAGATGCCACTGAGGAGGAATTTGCCAAAGTGGTGAAGTTATCGGTGGATAAGTATTGCTCGGTTTCGGCTTCATTGAGTGCGGAGATCAGTTATAGCTCTGAAGTGATCAGGCCATGA
- a CDS encoding methylmalonyl-CoA mutase family protein: protein MTQKVTAYKPKSHVRIVTAASLFDGHDAAINIMRRIIQSVGCEVIHLGHNRSVQEIVSCAIQEDVQAIAITSYQGGHIEFFKYMYDLLQEKGAGHIKIFGGGGGTILPAEIKELHAYGVARIYAPDDGRSMGLQGMINDLVGQADFPLGDKLDGGALPDVRHPERIARWISAAENFPDAYQSMREKQGHGGEDKTVPVLGITGTGGAGKSSLVDELARRFLVDFPDKHLAIISVDPSKRKTGGALLGDRIRMNAIHHPRVYMRSLATRQANLSLSKHVKDAVDIVKMAGFDLVILETSGIGQSDTEVADHADLSLYVMTPEYGAASQLEKIDMLDFADLIALNKFDKKGAFDALRDVKKQFVRNHGLWDAKDEELPVIGTIASQFNDPGMNRLYRELMLRLTALKIADFTPSDGASLEELEKLFIIPPSRTRYLAEIVEENQRYEQWAATQKELANRLYGVKKAIETFEEEAEGESAVMESLEAAYTALTNKLDAENLQWLENWKELVGSYANDQFTFMVRGKEIAIQTFSTSLSGTRIPKVALPKYEAWGDLLQWKFKENVPGKFPFTAGVFPFKREGEDPTRMFAGEGGPERTNRRFHYVSKDMPAKRLSTAFDSVTLYGEDPGYRPDIYGKIGNSGVNICCLDDMKKLYAGFDLADPRTSVSMTINGPAATMTAFFMNTAIDQQCERYIYDKGSEGEVEAKLDEMYRENGLERPRYQGTVPEGNNGLGLLLLGVTGDQVLPKEVYESIKADTLTKVRGTVQADILKEDQAQNTCIFSTEFSLRLMGDVQEYFIDQGVRNFYSVSISGYHIAEAGANPITQLALTLSNGFTYVEYYVSRGMDVNAFAPNLSFFFSNGIDPEYAVIGRVARRIWAKAMKLKYGANERSQMLKYHIQTSGRSLHAQEIDFNDIRTTLQALYAIYDNCNSLHTNAYDEAITTPTEASVRRAMAIQLIINKELGLAKNENPLQGAFIIEELTDLVEEAVYAEFERITERGGVLGAMETMYQRGKIQEESLHYETLKHAGTYPIIGVNTFLSSAGSPTITPGEVIRATQEEKEMQIKGLENLHRKYEFQSVELLNDLKEAAVTNENLFSQLMEAVKCCSLGQITHALYEVGGQFRRNM from the coding sequence ATGACCCAAAAGGTAACAGCTTATAAACCCAAGAGCCATGTGAGGATCGTTACCGCGGCCTCTTTGTTCGATGGCCATGATGCAGCCATCAATATCATGCGCAGGATTATCCAGTCGGTAGGCTGTGAGGTGATTCATTTAGGACATAACCGATCCGTTCAGGAGATCGTTTCCTGTGCCATTCAGGAAGATGTTCAGGCGATAGCAATTACTTCCTACCAAGGAGGGCATATAGAGTTTTTTAAGTATATGTACGACCTGCTTCAAGAAAAGGGAGCTGGGCATATTAAGATATTTGGAGGCGGTGGAGGGACGATACTGCCAGCAGAAATCAAGGAACTACATGCCTATGGGGTTGCCCGCATTTATGCTCCAGATGATGGGAGGTCCATGGGGCTCCAAGGGATGATCAATGACCTGGTGGGGCAAGCCGATTTCCCATTAGGGGATAAGTTGGATGGAGGTGCACTACCGGATGTCAGGCACCCAGAGCGGATTGCCCGTTGGATTTCGGCGGCAGAGAACTTTCCCGATGCTTATCAATCGATGCGGGAGAAGCAAGGACATGGAGGGGAGGATAAAACCGTGCCCGTGTTGGGGATTACCGGTACCGGTGGCGCAGGAAAATCCTCGTTAGTGGATGAACTGGCCAGAAGGTTTCTGGTGGATTTTCCCGATAAACATTTAGCGATTATTTCTGTGGATCCTTCCAAGCGTAAAACAGGAGGAGCACTGCTGGGCGACCGGATTAGAATGAATGCCATTCATCATCCCAGGGTGTATATGCGCTCACTGGCCACTCGGCAGGCCAATTTGTCCCTTTCCAAGCATGTTAAAGATGCCGTTGATATCGTGAAAATGGCGGGGTTTGATCTGGTGATTTTAGAAACTTCAGGCATAGGCCAGTCCGATACAGAAGTGGCCGACCACGCAGATCTTTCCTTATATGTCATGACCCCGGAATATGGTGCAGCTTCCCAGTTGGAAAAAATCGACATGTTGGATTTTGCTGACCTGATTGCCTTAAACAAGTTTGACAAGAAAGGTGCCTTTGATGCCCTAAGGGATGTGAAGAAACAATTTGTCCGCAACCATGGGCTCTGGGATGCGAAAGACGAAGAATTGCCCGTGATAGGAACCATTGCATCGCAGTTTAATGATCCGGGCATGAACAGGCTTTACCGGGAATTGATGTTAAGGCTTACCGCCCTGAAGATAGCTGATTTTACACCTTCGGATGGAGCTTCTTTGGAAGAATTGGAAAAGCTGTTTATTATTCCACCTTCCAGGACGAGGTACTTGGCTGAAATAGTCGAGGAAAACCAACGCTATGAACAATGGGCGGCTACACAAAAAGAGCTGGCCAATCGACTGTATGGGGTCAAAAAGGCGATCGAGACCTTTGAGGAAGAAGCTGAGGGAGAATCCGCCGTAATGGAAAGCTTGGAAGCGGCTTATACTGCCTTGACCAATAAACTGGATGCTGAGAACCTGCAGTGGTTGGAAAATTGGAAAGAGCTTGTGGGAAGTTACGCAAATGACCAATTTACCTTTATGGTTAGGGGGAAAGAGATCGCTATCCAGACTTTTTCGACATCACTTTCAGGTACCCGCATTCCCAAAGTAGCGCTGCCAAAATATGAAGCTTGGGGCGATTTGCTCCAATGGAAATTTAAGGAGAATGTACCGGGTAAGTTCCCCTTTACAGCAGGGGTTTTTCCTTTTAAGCGAGAGGGAGAAGACCCGACTAGGATGTTTGCCGGTGAAGGCGGACCCGAGCGTACCAATAGACGTTTTCATTACGTCTCAAAAGACATGCCTGCCAAGCGTCTTTCGACAGCATTTGATTCGGTGACCCTGTACGGAGAGGATCCGGGCTACCGGCCTGATATCTATGGGAAAATAGGCAATTCGGGGGTGAATATATGTTGCCTGGATGACATGAAAAAGCTGTATGCTGGGTTTGATCTGGCTGATCCCCGGACGTCCGTTTCGATGACCATCAATGGCCCTGCGGCTACCATGACGGCTTTCTTTATGAATACAGCTATTGACCAGCAATGTGAACGGTATATTTATGATAAGGGGTCGGAAGGTGAAGTAGAAGCCAAGTTGGATGAAATGTACCGTGAGAATGGGCTGGAACGTCCCCGCTATCAAGGCACTGTTCCTGAAGGAAACAACGGATTAGGGTTATTGCTTTTGGGCGTTACAGGCGACCAGGTCCTGCCAAAAGAGGTTTATGAGTCCATCAAAGCCGATACCCTGACCAAAGTGAGAGGGACTGTCCAAGCCGATATCCTCAAGGAGGATCAGGCGCAAAATACTTGTATCTTTTCTACGGAATTTTCACTTCGCCTAATGGGCGATGTGCAAGAATACTTTATCGATCAGGGCGTTCGGAATTTTTATTCTGTATCGATTTCAGGCTATCACATTGCCGAGGCAGGGGCCAATCCCATTACCCAGCTGGCATTGACCCTTTCCAATGGATTCACCTATGTGGAATATTATGTTTCCAGAGGGATGGATGTAAATGCATTTGCTCCTAATTTATCCTTTTTCTTTTCCAATGGAATTGATCCGGAGTATGCGGTGATTGGAAGAGTGGCCCGTCGAATTTGGGCAAAAGCGATGAAACTAAAATATGGAGCAAATGAGCGTTCTCAAATGCTGAAGTACCATATCCAAACATCGGGAAGATCATTGCATGCACAGGAAATTGACTTTAACGATATTCGTACCACACTTCAGGCCTTGTATGCGATTTATGACAATTGTAATTCCCTTCATACCAATGCGTATGATGAAGCGATAACCACTCCTACGGAGGCCTCTGTAAGGAGGGCCATGGCCATTCAGTTGATCATCAATAAAGAGTTGGGGCTGGCCAAAAACGAGAATCCCCTTCAAGGGGCATTTATCATCGAAGAGCTGACCGATTTGGTGGAAGAGGCGGTGTATGCTGAATTTGAAAGAATTACCGAGCGTGGAGGGGTGCTTGGCGCTATGGAAACCATGTACCAAAGGGGGAAGATACAAGAAGAAAGCCTACACTATGAGACACTAAAGCATGCGGGTACGTATCCAATCATAGGAGTGAATACGTTCCTGTCTTCGGCAGGTTCGCCCACGATAACCCCTGGAGAAGTGATTAGAGCTACCCAGGAAGAAAAAGAGATGCAAATCAAAGGGCTTGAGAATTTACATCGGAAATATGAATTCCAATCAGTAGAACTGTTGAATGATTTAAAGGAGGCAGCTGTTACTAATGAAAACCTGTTTTCGCAGCTTATGGAAGCGGTAAAGTGTTGTTCATTAGGTCAAATTACGCATGCGCTCTATGAAGTTGGCGGACAGTTTAGAAGAAATATGTAA